The following proteins come from a genomic window of Rutidosis leptorrhynchoides isolate AG116_Rl617_1_P2 chromosome 10, CSIRO_AGI_Rlap_v1, whole genome shotgun sequence:
- the LOC139873200 gene encoding probable WRKY transcription factor 17 isoform X1 yields MAVDLVGIQALEHLNRIFQNHDFTVSSNINKAVSALKRSGHARFRRGPSPSSPDSHAPSTSSQSEEQFPKKPPVIDTTSSFRSMTSSPVLSSAEGSVSNGKQLSSLGIVAPAPSFSSRKPPLPSSYRKRVSTDSPSVSVHGSKGENHSVSRSSCHCCKRRKTETKRRIEKIPITGSKVDCIPADNYSWKKYGQKKVDGSPFPSRVYYKCNSSKGCPARKRVELAVTESRMLIVTYDREHRHHHNHTPTPLPTSFTGLQIQ; encoded by the exons ATGGCGGTTGATTTAGTAGGAATTCAAGCCCTTGAGCATCTAAATCGCATTTTCCAAAATCATGATTTCACCGTTTCATCTAATATTAATAAAGCTGTTTCCGCCTTGAAGCGTAGCGGTCACGCGCGCTTCCGCCGCGGACCTTCACCGTCGTCCCCCGATTCACACGCGCCGTCGACTTCTTCACAATCGGAAGAGCAATTTCCAAAAAAACCACCGGTTATTGACACAACGTCGTCGTTTCGGTCTATGACGTCATCCCCTGTATTATCATCAGCTGAAGGGAGTGTTTCGAACGGAAAACAGTTATCGTCGTTAGGTATAGTTGCTCCGGCACCGTCGTTTTCTTCGAGAAAACCGCCGCTTCCGTCGTCTTACCGGAAACGAGTCAGCACCGACAGTCCTTCTGTTTCCGTACACGGATCTAAAGGAGAGAATCATTCTGTCTCGCGCTCTAGTTGCCATTGCTGTAAAAGGAG gAAAACGGAAACGAAACGGAGAATAGAAAAAATACCGATAACCGGATCTAAAGTGGATTGTATACCGGCTGATAATTACTCATGGAAGAAATACGGTCAGAAAAAAGTAGACGGATCACCGTTTCCGAG CAGAGTGTATTATAAATGTAATTCATCAAAAGGGTGTCCAGCAAGGAAAAGAGTAGAGTTAGCAGTAACGGAATCAAGGATGCTTATTGTAACATATGATAGAGAACATCGTCATCATCATAACCATACACCGACGCCGTTACCTACAAGTTTCACCGGTTTACAAATACAGTAG
- the LOC139873200 gene encoding probable WRKY transcription factor 17 isoform X2 — protein MAVDLVGIQALEHLNRIFQNHDFTVSSNINKAVSALKRSGHARFRRGPSPSSPDSHAPSTSSQSEEQFPKKPPVIDTTSSFRSMTSSPVLSSAEGSVSNGKQLSSLGIVAPAPSFSSRKPPLPSSYRKRVSTDSPSVSVHGSKGENHSVSRSSCHCCKRRKTETKRRIEKIPITGSKVDCIPADNYSWKKYGQKKVDGSPFPRVYYKCNSSKGCPARKRVELAVTESRMLIVTYDREHRHHHNHTPTPLPTSFTGLQIQ, from the exons ATGGCGGTTGATTTAGTAGGAATTCAAGCCCTTGAGCATCTAAATCGCATTTTCCAAAATCATGATTTCACCGTTTCATCTAATATTAATAAAGCTGTTTCCGCCTTGAAGCGTAGCGGTCACGCGCGCTTCCGCCGCGGACCTTCACCGTCGTCCCCCGATTCACACGCGCCGTCGACTTCTTCACAATCGGAAGAGCAATTTCCAAAAAAACCACCGGTTATTGACACAACGTCGTCGTTTCGGTCTATGACGTCATCCCCTGTATTATCATCAGCTGAAGGGAGTGTTTCGAACGGAAAACAGTTATCGTCGTTAGGTATAGTTGCTCCGGCACCGTCGTTTTCTTCGAGAAAACCGCCGCTTCCGTCGTCTTACCGGAAACGAGTCAGCACCGACAGTCCTTCTGTTTCCGTACACGGATCTAAAGGAGAGAATCATTCTGTCTCGCGCTCTAGTTGCCATTGCTGTAAAAGGAG gAAAACGGAAACGAAACGGAGAATAGAAAAAATACCGATAACCGGATCTAAAGTGGATTGTATACCGGCTGATAATTACTCATGGAAGAAATACGGTCAGAAAAAAGTAGACGGATCACCGTTTCCGAG AGTGTATTATAAATGTAATTCATCAAAAGGGTGTCCAGCAAGGAAAAGAGTAGAGTTAGCAGTAACGGAATCAAGGATGCTTATTGTAACATATGATAGAGAACATCGTCATCATCATAACCATACACCGACGCCGTTACCTACAAGTTTCACCGGTTTACAAATACAGTAG